The genome window ATCACGAAAACTCTTAACAACATAAGCAGAATTCACTATAGCATCCAACGCACCCGACTCCTTAAGTTCACTTACCTTTTTTAACGCTTCATTAAGGGCTGGAGTTAGGTCTATGAGTTCTGCTAATTCATCTATTTTCTTCTCATCGATTTTGGAAGCTAGCTTCTCAAGGTTGATAGTCTGCATGTTCACCACACAGAAATTATTTGCCCACCTTCAACATCCATACTAAATGTAGTTATGCCAGCTATTTCGTCTACTATATCGTTATAGTCATCTTTAGTATAACCAAACAATTTACTAGCATAAGAGCAAGCATATATCTTAACCTTACCGCTTTTCTTAGCTTTTCTAAATAAACTTATATAGTCTTCTTCCTTCTTTTCAATCATAGTTCTAGAGGAGATATCCTCACTCCTTACTTCTGGATTTTTAGTAAAACCCTTGACTGCATCCATA of Sulfolobus sp. E5-1-F contains these proteins:
- a CDS encoding DsrE family protein; translation: MKTGIIVGSNERSRLTYAAMTAVIVSSMGDEVYVFLTMDAVKGFTKNPEVRSEDISSRTMIEKKEEDYISLFRKAKKSGKVKIYACSYASKLFGYTKDDYNDIVDEIAGITTFSMDVEGGQIISVW